The stretch of DNA AGGGCAAGCTCTCCGGCGTGCGGCTCGCCTGCCCGTGGCACGGCTGGATGTACGACGTCCGGACGGGCGAGTGCGTGCTGCCGGGGCGCGGCAACCGCGTCGCCAGCTACCCGGTCCGCGTCGAGGCCGGCGAGGTCTGGGTGGAGCTCCCGTGAGGCGACGGCCGTGGCGCTGACGCTCGAGAAGGCCCACGCGTGCATCGAGCGCGGCTTCGCCAAG from Candidatus Methylomirabilota bacterium encodes:
- a CDS encoding Rieske (2Fe-2S) protein; the protein is MSALRVARLDDLPAGRPTLVEANGLRLVLARVKDDVFACQDTCAHKGGPLSEGKLSGVRLACPWHGWMYDVRTGECVLPGRGNRVASYPVRVEAGEVWVELP